In Gemmatimonadales bacterium, one genomic interval encodes:
- the amrA gene encoding AmmeMemoRadiSam system protein A gives MPRCTGCAAFTPEAPRRKPTGADGSAFERAELLGVEAAAQLHAFARDTVHAWARGGALPRPPDHPELMALAGAFVTLHRAGALRGCIGHIENDLSIREATGRMAVAAARDDPRFPPLGAGELEGLTVEVTVLTPPLPTRPDEVVPGRDGVIVRRAGRLGVLLPQVAPEMGWGRVELLDGVCRKAGLAAVSWRDAGTEILTFRAQVIAERDAQ, from the coding sequence TTGCCGCGGTGCACCGGCTGCGCGGCCTTTACGCCTGAGGCGCCGCGGAGGAAACCGACCGGCGCGGACGGCTCCGCGTTCGAGCGCGCGGAGCTGTTGGGCGTCGAGGCAGCGGCGCAACTGCACGCATTCGCCCGGGACACCGTGCACGCCTGGGCGCGAGGCGGAGCGCTGCCACGACCGCCCGACCACCCGGAGTTGATGGCGCTCGCAGGCGCGTTCGTCACGTTGCACCGCGCCGGAGCGCTCCGCGGCTGCATCGGCCACATCGAGAACGACCTGTCCATCAGAGAGGCGACCGGCCGAATGGCGGTCGCGGCCGCTAGAGACGACCCGCGGTTCCCGCCGCTCGGGGCGGGCGAGTTGGAGGGGCTCACGGTGGAGGTAACCGTCCTGACGCCTCCGCTGCCCACCCGGCCGGATGAGGTGGTCCCGGGGCGCGACGGGGTGATCGTCCGCCGCGCGGGGCGGCTGGGCGTCCTCCTGCCGCAGGTGGCGCCCGAGATGGGATGGGGCCGGGTCGAGTTGCTCGACGGGGTGTGTCGCAAGGCGGGGCTGGCCGCCGTATCATGGCGCGACGCCGGGACCGAGATCCTGACGTTCCGGGCCCAGGTGATCGCGGAGCGGGACGCCCAGTGA
- a CDS encoding Glu/Leu/Phe/Val dehydrogenase, translating to MTDTRQRLIRRDKDTFLADENPFEAMMSRFDYAAELLNLDAGLYKVLRNPEKQIIISIPVSMDSGDVEVFTGYRVLYNTSRGPAKGGIRFDLAVTLEEVKALAAWMTWKCAVVNIPFGGSKGGVICDPTTMSERELEKLTRRYTSGIIETLGPDSDVPAPDVNTNERVMAWVMDTYSMHKRHTVTAVVTGKPIEMGGSQGRREATGRGCMICTREALKHQGMQLKGARVAVQGFGNVGSVTADLLQKEGCTIVGVSDVAGGVYDPKGLDVHDVMAWRQSHRYLTGYPKAEGITNEELLALDCDVLVPAALENVITSRNAADIKAKVIIEGANGPTAAGADEILDRKGIFVIPDILANAGGVTVSYFEWVQNRGGYFWSEETVNSRLNEIMVRSFENVLGVSKRYNVNMRIAAYTLAIDRVAAVHRLRGLYA from the coding sequence ATGACCGACACCAGACAGCGCCTCATCCGTCGCGACAAGGACACCTTCCTCGCCGACGAGAACCCCTTCGAAGCGATGATGTCGCGGTTCGACTACGCGGCGGAGCTCCTGAATCTCGACGCGGGGCTCTACAAGGTCCTTCGCAACCCCGAGAAGCAGATAATCATTTCGATCCCCGTGAGCATGGACTCCGGCGACGTCGAAGTGTTCACGGGATATCGGGTGCTGTACAACACGTCGCGCGGGCCGGCCAAGGGCGGGATCCGCTTCGACCTCGCCGTCACGCTGGAGGAGGTGAAGGCCCTCGCCGCGTGGATGACGTGGAAGTGCGCGGTCGTGAACATCCCCTTCGGCGGCTCCAAGGGGGGCGTGATCTGCGACCCGACGACGATGTCCGAGAGAGAGCTGGAGAAGCTCACCCGGCGCTACACCTCCGGCATCATCGAGACGCTCGGCCCCGACTCCGACGTCCCCGCGCCCGACGTGAACACCAACGAGCGGGTGATGGCGTGGGTGATGGACACCTACTCGATGCACAAGCGGCACACCGTCACGGCCGTGGTCACCGGCAAGCCCATAGAAATGGGAGGCTCGCAGGGCCGCCGCGAGGCGACGGGCCGAGGGTGCATGATCTGCACGCGCGAGGCGCTGAAGCACCAGGGGATGCAGTTGAAGGGCGCGCGCGTGGCGGTGCAGGGGTTCGGGAACGTGGGGTCGGTCACGGCGGACCTCCTGCAGAAGGAGGGCTGCACCATAGTCGGCGTCAGCGACGTCGCGGGCGGCGTCTACGATCCCAAGGGACTCGACGTGCATGACGTGATGGCGTGGCGGCAGTCGCACCGCTACCTCACCGGCTACCCGAAGGCCGAAGGCATCACGAACGAGGAGCTGCTGGCGCTCGATTGCGACGTGCTCGTGCCGGCGGCCCTCGAAAACGTGATAACGTCGCGCAACGCCGCTGACATCAAGGCCAAGGTCATCATCGAGGGCGCCAACGGCCCCACCGCCGCGGGGGCCGACGAGATCCTCGACCGCAAGGGGATCTTCGTCATTCCGGACATCCTGGCGAACGCGGGGGGCGTCACGGTCAGCTACTTCGAGTGGGTCCAGAACCGCGGGGGTTACTTCTGGTCCGAGGAGACCGTCAACAGCCGGCTCAACGAGATCATGGTGAGAAGCTTCGAGAACGTGCTGGGCGTGTCGAAGCGTTACAACGTCAACATGCGCATCGCGGCATACACGCTGGCCATAGACCGCGTTGCCGCGGTGCACCGGCTGCGCGGCCTTTACGCCTGA
- a CDS encoding methyltransferase domain-containing protein, producing the protein MTEWFERWFGEEYLHLYRHRDDEEADQLVALLWDRRFVRAGDRVLDLACGAGRHAEALRRRGAEVVGLDLSMPLLRAARRRDPGPLLRGDIRALALRDETFDVVLNLFTSFGYFDEDRDHERVLQEVARVLRPGGGFVLDFLNATALRASLVPRDERTSGATVVVQERRLSDDGRFVTKTIHLGGEGRSFVERVRLYERSDLETMLAGAGLMPEAALGDYLGSPYSPFSPRLLLVARRP; encoded by the coding sequence GTGACGGAATGGTTCGAGCGCTGGTTCGGAGAGGAGTACCTGCACCTCTACCGCCATCGTGACGATGAGGAGGCGGACCAACTGGTCGCCCTGCTGTGGGATCGGCGGTTCGTCCGGGCGGGAGACCGGGTGCTGGATCTGGCGTGCGGCGCGGGCCGGCACGCCGAGGCGCTCCGGCGGCGCGGTGCGGAGGTGGTCGGGCTCGACCTCTCCATGCCGCTGCTGCGCGCCGCCCGCCGGCGAGACCCGGGTCCGCTCCTGCGCGGGGACATCCGCGCTCTGGCGCTGCGGGACGAGACTTTCGACGTGGTGCTCAACCTCTTCACGAGCTTCGGCTATTTCGACGAGGACCGCGACCACGAGCGCGTCCTCCAGGAAGTGGCGAGGGTGTTGCGTCCCGGTGGCGGGTTCGTGCTCGACTTCCTGAACGCGACGGCCCTGCGAGCTTCGCTCGTGCCGCGCGACGAGCGCACCTCGGGGGCCACCGTCGTCGTGCAGGAGCGCCGGCTGAGCGACGACGGGCGCTTCGTCACCAAGACCATCCACCTGGGCGGCGAAGGACGGAGTTTCGTGGAGCGGGTGCGATTGTACGAACGGTCGGATCTCGAGACCATGCTTGCCGGAGCCGGCCTCATGCCGGAGGCGGCGCTCGGGGACTACCTCGGCTCGCCCTACTCTCCGTTCAGCCCCCGGCTCCTGCTGGTGGCGCGCCGCCCGTGA
- the fabZ gene encoding 3-hydroxyacyl-ACP dehydratase FabZ: MDIGDILNVIPHRYPFLLVDRIVEIEDKKRIVGIKNVSINEPFFQGHFPGHPVMPGVLVIEAMAQVGGMLLMQYIGPDDHKNKVVYFMSLDHVKFRRPVVPGDQLRCELEMLQFRGRTCRMKGVAYVDGNVVAEAEMMAAFVDR; the protein is encoded by the coding sequence ATGGACATCGGCGACATCCTCAACGTCATCCCACATCGCTACCCATTCCTGCTCGTGGACCGCATCGTCGAGATCGAGGACAAGAAGCGGATCGTCGGGATCAAGAACGTCTCGATCAACGAGCCGTTCTTCCAGGGACACTTCCCGGGTCATCCGGTGATGCCGGGCGTCCTCGTGATAGAGGCGATGGCGCAGGTCGGCGGCATGCTGCTGATGCAATACATCGGGCCGGACGACCACAAGAACAAGGTCGTGTACTTCATGTCGCTCGACCACGTGAAGTTCCGGCGGCCGGTGGTCCCGGGCGACCAGCTACGCTGCGAGCTCGAGATGCTGCAGTTCCGCGGCCGGACCTGCCGGATGAAGGGCGTGGCGTACGTGGACGGCAACGTGGTCGCGGAGGCCGAGATGATGGCGGCCTTCGTGGACCGGTGA
- the lpxB gene encoding lipid-A-disaccharide synthase, with the protein MSAGTVFVSAGEPSGDAHAAAFVSALRGLLPDLAVEGVGGPGLAAAGATLMARIEDLTVIGLVEVLSKVPAHFRLLKAIERRLARGDVRLIVLVDYPGFHLRVAAAAHRAGVPVLYYIAPQLWAWGEKRMRLIARDVTRLAVILPFEEKFFGERGVPATFVGHPLLDRPAPGDRGAVKRALGLDPDRQVLGLFPGSRPQETLRLWPVFRDAASAVARLRPDLQVLVAAVPGAEYPHPGEVRVVSGRAPECFAAADAALCKSGTTTLEAALADTPLVVAYRMNPLTYLMARRLVRVRWIGLVNLVAGRQIAPEFVQGQVTASNLAKAVLPLLAGASPERSEQLDGLAEVRRLLGGPGAAGRAALLARDLLAA; encoded by the coding sequence GTGAGCGCCGGCACCGTGTTCGTCTCGGCGGGGGAGCCCTCAGGCGACGCCCACGCGGCGGCGTTCGTCAGCGCGCTGCGCGGACTCCTGCCGGACCTTGCGGTGGAGGGCGTGGGCGGGCCGGGCCTCGCGGCGGCGGGCGCCACCCTCATGGCCCGCATCGAGGACCTCACGGTGATCGGGCTCGTCGAGGTGCTCAGCAAAGTGCCGGCCCACTTCCGGCTGCTGAAGGCGATCGAGCGGCGGCTGGCCCGCGGTGACGTGCGGCTCATCGTGCTCGTGGACTACCCCGGGTTCCACCTCAGGGTGGCCGCGGCCGCGCACCGCGCCGGGGTGCCGGTGCTGTACTACATCGCGCCGCAGCTCTGGGCCTGGGGCGAGAAGCGGATGCGGCTGATCGCGCGCGACGTGACGCGGCTGGCGGTGATCCTTCCCTTCGAGGAGAAGTTCTTCGGCGAGCGCGGCGTGCCGGCCACGTTCGTGGGCCATCCGCTGCTCGATCGCCCGGCCCCAGGCGATCGCGGCGCGGTCAAACGGGCCTTGGGCCTGGATCCCGATCGGCAGGTGCTCGGGCTCTTTCCAGGCAGCCGCCCGCAGGAGACTTTGCGCCTCTGGCCCGTGTTCCGCGACGCGGCGAGTGCCGTGGCGCGGCTGCGCCCCGACCTACAGGTCCTCGTGGCGGCGGTCCCGGGCGCCGAGTATCCGCATCCGGGCGAAGTGCGCGTGGTGAGCGGCCGCGCGCCCGAGTGCTTCGCCGCGGCTGACGCCGCGCTCTGCAAGTCGGGTACGACGACGCTCGAGGCGGCGTTGGCGGACACGCCCCTGGTGGTGGCGTACCGCATGAACCCACTCACGTATCTCATGGCGAGACGGCTGGTGCGCGTCCGGTGGATCGGCTTGGTGAACCTGGTGGCCGGGCGCCAGATCGCCCCGGAGTTCGTGCAGGGCCAGGTGACGGCTTCCAACCTCGCCAAGGCGGTGCTGCCGCTGCTGGCCGGAGCCTCGCCGGAGCGGTCGGAGCAGCTGGATGGCCTGGCGGAAGTACGCCGCCTGCTGGGCGGCCCGGGGGCCGCGGGACGCGCCGCCCTGCTGGCGCGCGATCTGCTCGCGGCGTGA
- the lpxA gene encoding acyl-ACP--UDP-N-acetylglucosamine O-acyltransferase, translated as MKVHPTAIVAPDAELGEEVEIGPYAIVGPKVTVGAGTFIGPRVILERNVRLGAGCRVGAGSILGGDPQDLKYQGEETWVEVGDGTVIREYATLNRGTAQSGRTSVGKGCLVMTYAHLAHDCHVGDGVILSNGVGLAGHVTIDSRAIIGGMTGVHQFVRVGTFAFVGGMAKVTKDVPPYCKADGNPIKLYGLNAIGLQRNGFTRETLDELKKAYRLFFRSDLNISQAQARARTDLASFPEVETFIRFIEGSERGVLV; from the coding sequence GTGAAGGTGCATCCCACGGCGATCGTCGCCCCCGACGCGGAGTTGGGCGAGGAGGTGGAGATCGGGCCGTACGCCATCGTCGGGCCCAAGGTCACGGTCGGCGCCGGGACGTTCATCGGCCCCCGCGTGATCCTGGAGCGCAACGTGAGGCTGGGCGCCGGCTGTCGGGTGGGCGCCGGCTCGATCCTGGGGGGCGACCCGCAGGACCTGAAGTACCAGGGCGAGGAGACCTGGGTCGAGGTCGGCGACGGCACGGTCATCCGCGAGTACGCCACCCTCAACCGCGGTACCGCGCAGTCGGGAAGGACGTCGGTCGGGAAGGGGTGCCTCGTCATGACGTACGCGCATCTCGCTCACGACTGCCACGTGGGGGACGGCGTGATCCTCTCGAACGGGGTAGGGCTGGCGGGCCACGTCACGATCGACTCGCGGGCCATCATCGGCGGGATGACGGGGGTACACCAGTTCGTGCGCGTCGGCACGTTCGCGTTCGTGGGAGGCATGGCGAAGGTGACGAAGGACGTGCCGCCGTACTGCAAGGCCGACGGCAACCCCATCAAGCTCTACGGCCTCAACGCCATCGGGCTCCAGCGCAACGGGTTCACTCGCGAGACCCTGGACGAGTTGAAGAAGGCCTACCGCCTCTTCTTCCGGTCCGACCTGAACATCAGCCAGGCGCAGGCGCGCGCGCGGACCGACCTCGCGTCGTTCCCCGAAGTGGAGACGTTCATCCGGTTCATCGAGGGCAGCGAGCGCGGGGTGCTGGTTTGA
- the murJ gene encoding murein biosynthesis integral membrane protein MurJ: MARSTGRSAALVGAGILLSRIAGLVRQRVFSHFLGLSDAADALSAAFRIPNLLQNLFGEGVLSASFIPVYARLVGQGRDEEAGKVAGAVAGLLGFVVALIVLAGVAATPLVVDLLAPGFTGDKRVLTIVLVRILFPATGVLVMSAWCLGVLNSHGKFFLSYAAPVVWNAVIIATAIVAGRREGQRDLVVIIAWGAVAGSFLQVLVQLPSVVGLVRSLRLSADTTSPEVRTVLSNFGPALMGRGAYQISAYVDGVIASLLGTGAAAAVANAQLLYTLPVSIFGMSVSAAELPAMSAAQGSDEERNAILRSRLEAGIHRLAFFIVPCAVAFLVLGDVVAGAVFQTGQFGPADSRYVWAILAGSTVGLLASTMSRLSSSTFYALGDTRTPLRFAVVRVALTTVLGFACAVPLPRALGIELRWGAVGLTATAGFAGWVEFLLLRRRLAARIGAARFEPWYMAKLWLAALAAAAAAWGILRGVGPLGPIAASVAGLVPYAAVYGAATLALRIPIARALLDRGLRRA; this comes from the coding sequence GTGGCGCGCTCGACGGGGCGCTCCGCGGCGCTCGTCGGCGCCGGCATCCTCCTCAGCCGGATCGCCGGTCTCGTCCGGCAGCGGGTCTTCTCCCACTTCCTGGGTCTCTCGGACGCCGCCGACGCACTGTCGGCGGCGTTCCGCATTCCCAACCTCCTCCAGAACCTCTTCGGTGAGGGCGTGCTATCCGCCTCCTTCATCCCGGTCTACGCACGGCTGGTGGGCCAGGGGAGGGACGAGGAGGCGGGGAAGGTGGCGGGCGCCGTGGCGGGCCTGCTCGGCTTCGTGGTGGCGCTCATCGTGCTCGCGGGCGTTGCCGCGACGCCGCTGGTGGTGGATCTGCTCGCTCCTGGGTTCACCGGCGACAAGCGGGTCCTCACGATCGTGCTGGTCAGGATCCTCTTCCCGGCTACGGGCGTCCTCGTCATGTCGGCGTGGTGCCTCGGCGTTCTCAACAGTCACGGGAAGTTCTTCCTGTCCTACGCGGCGCCGGTGGTGTGGAACGCGGTCATCATCGCCACCGCCATCGTCGCCGGACGCCGCGAGGGACAGCGCGACCTCGTCGTCATCATCGCCTGGGGCGCGGTCGCCGGCAGCTTCCTCCAGGTACTGGTGCAGCTCCCGTCCGTCGTCGGGCTGGTCCGCTCGCTCCGCCTCTCGGCCGACACCACGAGCCCGGAGGTGCGCACCGTCCTCTCCAACTTCGGTCCGGCGCTCATGGGACGCGGCGCCTATCAGATCAGCGCGTACGTGGACGGCGTGATCGCGAGCCTGCTCGGGACGGGCGCGGCGGCGGCCGTCGCCAACGCGCAACTGCTCTATACGCTGCCGGTGAGCATCTTCGGAATGTCGGTCTCCGCGGCCGAGCTGCCGGCGATGTCGGCGGCGCAGGGGAGCGACGAGGAGCGGAATGCCATCCTCCGGTCGCGGCTCGAGGCAGGCATCCACCGGCTGGCGTTCTTCATCGTCCCGTGTGCCGTGGCGTTCCTGGTCCTGGGTGACGTCGTGGCCGGCGCGGTGTTCCAGACCGGACAGTTCGGGCCGGCCGACAGCCGCTACGTGTGGGCGATCCTCGCGGGTTCCACCGTGGGACTCCTGGCTTCGACCATGAGCAGGCTGTCGTCGTCCACATTCTACGCGCTGGGCGACACCCGTACTCCGCTCCGATTCGCCGTCGTGCGTGTCGCGCTCACGACGGTCCTCGGATTCGCCTGCGCCGTGCCCCTGCCACGCGCACTCGGCATCGAGCTGCGCTGGGGCGCCGTAGGTCTCACGGCGACGGCCGGCTTCGCGGGATGGGTCGAGTTCCTGCTGCTCCGCAGGCGGCTCGCGGCTCGCATCGGAGCGGCGCGGTTCGAGCCGTGGTACATGGCGAAGCTCTGGCTCGCGGCGCTCGCGGCTGCCGCCGCGGCGTGGGGCATCCTGCGCGGCGTTGGTCCGCTGGGCCCGATCGCAGCCTCAGTCGCGGGGCTGGTGCCCTACGCCGCGGTGTATGGCGCCGCAACGCTGGCGCTCCGGATCCCCATCGCGCGGGCGCTCCTCGACCGGGGGCTCCGCCGTGCCTGA
- the bshC gene encoding bacillithiol biosynthesis cysteine-adding enzyme BshC, whose product MTLRFALGAGATAPGEGDLAGAIAAQKVRRVPSEAFPALLAEGRAKESLGLLTEGRALAVTTGQQAGLFTGPLFAVHKALTVAALASALTEVHGAPFVPVFWVAGDDHDFAEINHCDVLGADGHASRVVLRERAADAPMLPAYREMVGPEGTAALGQLESLLPPSEFRAETISWLARAYQAGHSLAEACANALAELLGPFGVVVCRGWHPALKAAARPAFMAALKAAASLDRELGAEAERLRAAGRETPVQVGDGMSLLMLETRLGRDRLKIDGAGRFVTRRGHEAFTVDEVLAVATSEPGRLSGNVLLRPAIEAFVLPTVAYVGGPAEISYLAQARPVFDHLAVPRPARVPRVSGFLVEAKVDKVLERHHLTAESLGRPESELSAALAREALPSAAADALALLRSALGERYGALLGEAVAIDRTLEKTVESARTQALGATHEIEKKLIAHLKRQNKTVLQQVARAREQLFPEGKPQERVVTVASYLSRHGKAVLDLISDGARTHARQLLEATFRQT is encoded by the coding sequence GTGACGCTGCGCTTTGCACTTGGGGCCGGCGCGACCGCGCCCGGCGAGGGCGACCTCGCCGGGGCCATCGCCGCCCAGAAGGTGCGGCGCGTTCCGTCCGAGGCGTTTCCGGCGCTCCTCGCCGAGGGGCGGGCGAAGGAGTCGCTCGGCCTGCTCACCGAAGGCCGAGCCCTGGCGGTGACGACCGGGCAGCAGGCGGGGCTGTTCACCGGCCCGCTCTTCGCCGTCCACAAGGCGCTCACTGTTGCGGCGCTCGCGTCGGCGCTGACGGAGGTGCACGGCGCACCATTCGTGCCGGTATTCTGGGTGGCCGGCGACGATCACGACTTTGCCGAGATCAACCACTGCGACGTGCTCGGCGCCGACGGACACGCGTCGCGCGTCGTCTTGAGGGAACGCGCGGCTGATGCGCCCATGCTGCCGGCGTACCGGGAGATGGTGGGCCCCGAGGGAACGGCGGCGCTCGGACAACTCGAGTCTCTGCTTCCGCCCAGCGAGTTCCGGGCCGAGACGATTTCGTGGCTGGCGCGCGCCTACCAGGCCGGACACTCGCTGGCGGAGGCGTGCGCCAACGCACTCGCCGAGTTGCTCGGTCCCTTTGGCGTCGTCGTGTGCCGGGGCTGGCACCCCGCACTCAAGGCCGCGGCCAGGCCGGCTTTCATGGCGGCGCTCAAAGCCGCCGCGTCGCTCGACCGCGAGCTCGGGGCTGAAGCAGAGCGCCTGCGCGCAGCGGGCCGGGAGACTCCGGTCCAGGTCGGCGACGGGATGAGCCTGCTGATGCTCGAGACCCGCCTCGGACGCGACCGGCTCAAGATCGATGGTGCCGGCCGGTTCGTGACGCGGCGTGGTCATGAAGCCTTCACGGTGGACGAGGTCTTGGCCGTCGCCACGTCCGAGCCGGGCAGGCTCTCCGGCAACGTGCTGCTTCGGCCCGCGATCGAAGCGTTCGTTCTCCCGACGGTCGCGTACGTCGGTGGCCCGGCCGAGATCTCCTATCTGGCGCAGGCGCGTCCCGTCTTCGATCACCTCGCGGTGCCGCGTCCGGCCCGCGTCCCACGCGTTTCGGGCTTCCTGGTCGAAGCCAAGGTGGACAAGGTGCTCGAGCGCCATCACCTGACCGCCGAGAGCCTGGGCCGTCCGGAGAGCGAGCTGTCCGCGGCACTCGCGCGCGAGGCGTTGCCCTCCGCCGCGGCCGACGCGCTCGCCTTGCTCCGCAGCGCGTTGGGCGAGCGCTATGGCGCGCTCCTCGGCGAAGCGGTAGCCATTGACCGCACCCTGGAGAAGACGGTCGAGTCGGCGCGCACCCAGGCGCTTGGCGCTACCCACGAGATCGAGAAGAAGCTCATCGCGCACCTCAAGCGCCAGAACAAGACCGTCCTCCAGCAGGTCGCCCGGGCGCGGGAACAGCTGTTCCCGGAGGGAAAACCCCAGGAACGCGTGGTGACGGTGGCCTCCTATCTCTCCCGGCACGGAAAGGCGGTCCTGGACCTGATCAGCGACGGCGCGCGGACCCACGCGCGGCAGCTACTTGAAGCCACCTTCCGGCAGACCTAG
- a CDS encoding tetraacyldisaccharide 4'-kinase: MSGGIDWGLVARWVWRSRSPMAALTRGALLPAAGLYRLGVLARNTAYDVGAMRVSRLPRPAVGVGNLVVGGVGKTPIASFVAAEVVRRGLRPGIILRGYGADETREHQAAVPLAVVVADPDRHAAGARATALGADVLVFDDCLQRRDVLTDVMLAVVSAESAAERHWPLPAGPWREGLGALARADAVVVSHKTASAAEAVALAARLARRTRGGQGATVELAVGGFRSLTGGELQGPDLIAGREVLAVCGIGEPELFAAQLARLGAKVRLMAFGDHHAYDGADVREIARRAGGALVLTTAKDAVKLGPLWPPDGPQLRVAAVAVRITSGGDAFAAMLDRVAAATPTILDPGAVRPPSRDS, translated from the coding sequence GTGAGCGGCGGCATTGACTGGGGCCTGGTGGCGCGGTGGGTGTGGCGATCGCGGTCGCCGATGGCGGCGCTGACCCGCGGGGCGTTACTCCCGGCGGCCGGCCTCTACCGTCTCGGCGTGCTCGCGCGGAACACCGCCTATGACGTCGGCGCGATGCGAGTGTCGCGGCTCCCGCGGCCGGCGGTCGGGGTGGGGAACCTCGTCGTCGGGGGAGTGGGGAAGACACCGATCGCCTCGTTCGTCGCCGCCGAAGTGGTGCGGCGCGGACTGAGACCCGGCATCATTCTTCGCGGCTACGGTGCGGACGAGACGCGGGAACACCAAGCGGCGGTCCCCTTGGCGGTCGTCGTCGCCGACCCCGACAGGCACGCGGCAGGCGCGCGCGCGACCGCGCTGGGCGCGGATGTCCTGGTGTTCGACGACTGCCTTCAGCGGCGCGACGTCCTGACGGACGTGATGCTAGCCGTGGTGAGCGCGGAATCGGCCGCGGAGCGACACTGGCCGCTTCCCGCCGGCCCGTGGCGCGAGGGACTGGGCGCACTCGCCCGCGCGGACGCCGTGGTCGTGAGCCACAAGACAGCCTCCGCCGCCGAGGCGGTCGCTCTGGCGGCACGGCTGGCCCGGCGCACCCGTGGCGGACAGGGCGCGACCGTCGAGCTGGCGGTAGGCGGGTTCAGATCGCTCACCGGCGGTGAGCTGCAAGGCCCGGACCTGATCGCCGGCCGCGAAGTCTTGGCGGTCTGCGGAATCGGCGAGCCGGAACTGTTCGCCGCCCAGCTGGCTCGGTTGGGCGCGAAGGTGCGCCTCATGGCGTTCGGGGACCATCATGCGTACGATGGGGCGGACGTCCGGGAGATCGCTCGGAGGGCGGGCGGGGCGCTCGTGTTGACCACCGCGAAGGACGCCGTGAAGCTCGGCCCGCTCTGGCCGCCAGACGGCCCGCAGCTCCGGGTCGCCGCGGTCGCGGTTCGGATAACGTCCGGCGGCGACGCGTTCGCAGCCATGCTGGATCGCGTCGCGGCAGCGACGCCGACCATACTCGACCCCGGGGCGGTTCGTCCGCCCTCGAGAGACTCATGA
- a CDS encoding Gfo/Idh/MocA family oxidoreductase, translating into MSGSPIRVGVVGVGSLGFHHARLYAGMADVRLVGVHDSRPERVTQVAAQFGTTAYPSLEALLEDVEAVSVVVPTPAHHAVGMAAIATGRHVLMEKPLAGAIVEAEELVAAAEAAGVLLQTGHVERFNRAVRAAAPHLASPRFIESDRIAPFGVRGSDVAVILDLMIHDLDLILALVREPVVDVRASGIGVITPHVDIATARIEFASGAVANLTASRLARERLRKLRIFQSTGYLSLDLAAGTGEFLRRRADAATALANDPVPDLATVVERVPLEAPDGEPLGLELQNFVRAARGLEPVVVSGRDGLEALRLAFRVIEAMGRVAVPA; encoded by the coding sequence TTGAGCGGTTCGCCCATCAGGGTGGGTGTCGTCGGGGTGGGGAGTCTCGGCTTCCATCACGCGCGGCTCTACGCGGGCATGGCGGACGTCCGCCTCGTCGGGGTACACGACTCCCGGCCGGAGCGCGTGACCCAGGTCGCCGCGCAGTTCGGCACCACCGCGTATCCATCCTTAGAGGCTCTGCTCGAGGACGTCGAGGCGGTGTCGGTCGTCGTGCCCACGCCGGCGCACCACGCCGTCGGCATGGCGGCGATCGCCACGGGCCGGCACGTGCTGATGGAGAAGCCTCTCGCGGGCGCGATCGTGGAGGCTGAGGAGCTCGTGGCGGCGGCTGAGGCGGCCGGCGTGCTGCTCCAGACCGGCCACGTCGAGCGCTTCAACCGCGCGGTGCGCGCCGCCGCCCCGCACCTCGCGTCGCCCCGGTTCATCGAGTCGGATCGCATTGCCCCGTTCGGCGTGCGCGGCAGCGACGTCGCCGTCATCCTGGACCTCATGATACACGACCTCGACTTGATCCTGGCGCTGGTGCGCGAGCCGGTCGTGGACGTGCGCGCGTCCGGCATCGGCGTGATCACGCCGCACGTGGACATCGCGACGGCGCGAATCGAGTTCGCGTCGGGAGCGGTCGCCAACCTGACGGCGAGCCGGCTGGCGAGGGAACGGCTTCGCAAGCTCAGGATCTTCCAATCCACCGGGTACCTCTCCCTTGACCTCGCGGCGGGCACGGGGGAGTTCCTGCGCCGGCGCGCGGACGCGGCGACGGCGCTGGCGAACGACCCCGTACCGGACCTCGCCACGGTGGTCGAGCGCGTGCCTCTGGAGGCGCCGGATGGGGAGCCACTCGGGCTGGAGCTCCAGAACTTCGTGCGCGCGGCGCGCGGGCTGGAGCCGGTCGTGGTGTCCGGGCGGGACGGACTCGAGGCACTGCGGCTGGCGTTCCGCGTGATCGAGGCCATGGGCCGAGTGGCGGTCCCGGCGTGA